One region of Streptomyces capillispiralis genomic DNA includes:
- a CDS encoding carboxymuconolactone decarboxylase family protein, whose translation MTETAARTGEHRVYIDKQSPDAYRALRNVSETVRGVAASAGLDRLLVELINMRVSQLNACAYCLSVHTAAALRAGETTQRLGVLPAWRDTELFSPRERAALALAEATTDPADGRAQSEAYAEARSVLTDDEISAVIWVAITINAFNRLSVMSKHPVRGTSTPAS comes from the coding sequence GTGACAGAGACGGCGGCGAGGACCGGAGAGCACCGGGTCTACATCGACAAGCAGAGCCCCGACGCGTACCGGGCCCTGCGGAACGTGTCCGAGACGGTCCGGGGCGTCGCCGCCTCGGCCGGGCTCGACCGCCTGCTCGTCGAACTGATCAACATGCGGGTCTCCCAGCTCAACGCCTGCGCCTACTGCCTGAGCGTGCACACCGCGGCCGCGCTGCGCGCCGGTGAGACCACGCAGCGGCTCGGTGTCCTGCCGGCCTGGCGCGACACCGAGCTCTTCTCGCCCCGCGAGCGCGCCGCCCTCGCCCTGGCCGAGGCCACCACCGACCCCGCCGACGGCAGGGCGCAGTCCGAGGCGTACGCCGAGGCCCGGTCGGTGCTGACGGACGACGAGATCTCCGCCGTGATCTGGGTGGCGATCACCATCAACGCCTTCAACCGGCTGTCGGTCATGAGCAAGCACCCGGTCCGCGGCACCTCCACGCCGGCGTCGTGA